The Sphingobium sp. BYY-5 genome contains a region encoding:
- a CDS encoding quinone-dependent dihydroorotate dehydrogenase yields the protein MSYRLIRPLLFALDAERAHHLSIAALRMMPTPKPLAVDPMLETTVAGIRFPNPVGLAAGYDKDGRIAHKMHGLGFGFAELGTLTPLAQPGNPQPRLFRLVEDRAVINRFGFNNGGQGAAADRIARYRRPAGDGPVIGINIGANKDATAAGRGVADYVTGVTCMAPLADYLTVNISSPNTPGLRALQDRAALDQLLGAVMAARGSGTTPIFLKVAPDLEPADVEDIAAACLDHRIDALIVSNTTITRPALRSAHAGEAGGLSGAPLTDLSLARLKDFRRLLGARLPLIGVGGIANADQAYARIRAGASLVQLYSALVYEGPYLARRINAGLKARMARDGIATIEQAIGIDA from the coding sequence ATGTCCTATCGCCTGATCCGTCCCCTCCTCTTCGCGCTCGATGCCGAACGCGCCCATCATCTCTCGATCGCCGCCCTGCGGATGATGCCGACGCCAAAGCCGCTGGCGGTCGATCCGATGCTGGAAACGACGGTGGCGGGCATCCGCTTTCCCAATCCGGTGGGGCTGGCGGCGGGCTATGACAAGGATGGCCGCATCGCGCACAAGATGCATGGCCTCGGCTTCGGCTTTGCCGAACTGGGCACGCTGACCCCGCTCGCCCAGCCCGGCAACCCGCAGCCGCGCCTGTTCCGCCTGGTGGAGGATCGCGCGGTCATCAACCGGTTCGGCTTCAACAATGGCGGGCAGGGCGCGGCGGCGGACCGCATCGCCCGTTACCGCCGTCCGGCGGGCGACGGCCCCGTCATCGGCATCAATATCGGTGCGAACAAGGATGCGACCGCTGCGGGACGCGGCGTCGCCGACTATGTGACCGGCGTCACCTGCATGGCGCCGCTGGCCGATTATCTGACGGTCAACATCTCCTCCCCCAATACGCCCGGCCTGCGCGCGTTGCAGGATCGCGCCGCGCTCGACCAGTTGCTGGGCGCGGTCATGGCCGCGCGCGGCAGCGGCACGACGCCGATCTTCCTGAAGGTCGCGCCCGACCTGGAGCCGGCCGATGTGGAAGATATCGCCGCCGCCTGCCTCGACCACCGGATCGACGCGCTGATCGTGTCCAACACCACCATCACCCGGCCCGCGCTGCGATCGGCCCATGCGGGGGAGGCGGGGGGGCTGTCGGGTGCGCCGCTCACCGACCTGTCGCTGGCGCGGCTCAAGGATTTCCGTCGCCTGCTGGGCGCGCGCCTGCCGCTGATCGGGGTGGGCGGCATCGCCAACGCCGACCAGGCCTATGCCCGCATCCGCGCCGGGGCGTCGCTGGTGCAGCTCTATAGCGCGCTGGTCTATGAGGGGCCGTATCTGGCCCGGCGGATCAATGCGGGCCTCAAGGCGCGGATGGCGCGCGACGGCATCGCCACCATAGAGCAGGCGATCGGCATCGACGCCTGA
- a CDS encoding Rrf2 family transcriptional regulator, with translation MKLSSFADYAVVLMSAAARHCGAARMNATTLSAETGIPLPTAQKLVSRLSAAGLLESSRGTGGGVRLSRPPAAITLADVVEAVEGPIAMTACSEMGTHDCNLEQDCRIRPHMNVANNAIREALASVTIASLTREMA, from the coding sequence ATGAAATTATCGAGCTTCGCTGACTATGCGGTCGTGTTGATGTCCGCCGCCGCGCGCCATTGCGGAGCGGCCAGGATGAACGCGACCACGCTGTCGGCTGAAACCGGTATCCCCCTGCCCACCGCGCAGAAGCTGGTGAGCCGGCTGTCGGCGGCGGGGCTGCTCGAATCGAGCCGGGGCACGGGCGGTGGCGTGCGCCTCTCCCGCCCGCCCGCTGCGATCACCCTGGCCGATGTGGTGGAAGCGGTCGAAGGACCGATCGCCATGACCGCCTGTAGCGAAATGGGCACGCATGACTGCAATCTGGAACAGGATTGCCGCATCCGCCCGCACATGAATGTGGCGAACAACGCGATCCGCGAAGCGCTTGCGAGCGTAACCATCGCCAGCCTGACACGAGAAATGGCATGA
- the queF gene encoding preQ(1) synthase, whose translation MTDLSSTPLHLGQTSALPARPEEAVLDYVPNPRPGKPYLVRFTAPEFTSLCPVTGQPDFAHLVIDYAPGGTIVESKSLKLFLGAFRNHAAFHEDCTVGIGERLFTEMQPIWLRIGGYWYPRGGIPIDVFWQSGEPPAGLWLPSQDVPGYRGRG comes from the coding sequence ATGACTGACCTTTCCTCGACTCCGCTGCATCTGGGCCAGACCAGTGCGCTTCCCGCCCGGCCGGAAGAGGCCGTGCTGGATTATGTTCCCAATCCGCGCCCCGGCAAGCCCTATCTGGTGCGCTTCACCGCGCCCGAATTCACCTCGCTCTGCCCGGTGACGGGCCAGCCCGACTTCGCCCATCTGGTGATCGACTATGCGCCGGGCGGAACAATCGTCGAATCCAAGTCGCTGAAGCTGTTCCTGGGCGCCTTCCGCAACCATGCCGCCTTCCACGAGGATTGCACCGTGGGCATCGGCGAGCGGCTGTTCACCGAGATGCAGCCGATCTGGCTGCGCATCGGCGGTTACTGGTATCCGCGCGGCGGCATCCCAATCGACGTTTTCTGGCAATCGGGCGAACCACCGGCCGGACTGTGGCTGCCGTCGCAGGACGTACCGGGCTATCGCGGGCGGGGCTAA
- the ggt gene encoding gamma-glutamyltransferase → MISRLSGLLASFALVAFLPAPLAAREPVSTNATVSAADPRAAQAGQEILRKGGSATDAAIAMMLALNVVEPHNSGIGGGGFLMHHDGRTGVLESIDGRETAPAAARPDRFIGPDGKPLAFRDAWPGGYSVGVPGNLRLAWDAHSKWGKLPWADLFQPAIRYAEEGFEVRERLDTAMRAVAPIWADFPEIQKYFWIDGKPAPKGTILKNPPLAALFKRIAAEGPDAFYKGENATMIAAAVTNAPKNPVPMTEADIAGYQAKPRKPVCGRYRVYTVCGMGPVSSGGVTVLEILSMVERFPLAQWGKDDPRSWHVIGEAMQLAYADRDTWLGDPDFVSVPLSGMIDPAYLKQRSALIRLNKALTAYRPGTPPGAQPRTTALPQPESGTSHFVAVDHDGDIAAWTSTIESFFGSQLVANGVILNNELTDFSLSPEKDGAPVANRVEAGKRPLSSMSPTIVYDEKGMPIFTVGAAGGKTIIMQVAKALIAHFDWGLSAQDSIAQGLIFFDGNGLVLEQGTSLEAMKTPLEKLGHRVTVSRLGLKANAAERMPDGRWVGAADPRSPGVSLQE, encoded by the coding sequence ATGATCTCCCGCTTGTCCGGCCTGCTGGCCTCCTTCGCTCTGGTTGCTTTCCTCCCCGCTCCGCTTGCGGCGCGCGAGCCGGTATCGACCAACGCCACCGTCTCCGCCGCCGACCCGCGCGCCGCGCAGGCGGGGCAGGAAATCCTGCGCAAGGGCGGCAGCGCCACCGACGCCGCAATCGCGATGATGCTGGCGCTCAATGTCGTGGAGCCGCATAATAGCGGCATCGGCGGCGGCGGCTTCCTGATGCATCATGACGGCCGGACCGGCGTGCTGGAATCGATCGACGGGCGCGAGACGGCGCCGGCCGCCGCCCGGCCCGATCGCTTCATCGGTCCCGATGGAAAGCCGCTCGCCTTCCGCGACGCCTGGCCGGGCGGTTATTCGGTCGGCGTGCCGGGCAATCTGCGCCTTGCCTGGGACGCGCACAGCAAATGGGGCAAGCTGCCCTGGGCCGACCTGTTCCAGCCCGCCATCCGTTATGCGGAGGAAGGGTTCGAGGTGCGCGAGCGGCTCGACACCGCGATGCGGGCGGTTGCGCCGATCTGGGCTGACTTCCCCGAGATCCAGAAATATTTCTGGATCGACGGCAAGCCCGCGCCCAAGGGCACGATCCTCAAGAACCCGCCGCTTGCCGCCCTGTTCAAACGCATCGCGGCGGAAGGGCCGGACGCCTTCTACAAGGGCGAGAATGCGACGATGATCGCCGCCGCCGTCACCAACGCGCCGAAAAATCCGGTGCCGATGACGGAAGCGGACATCGCCGGCTACCAGGCCAAGCCGCGCAAGCCCGTTTGCGGCAGATATCGCGTCTATACCGTGTGCGGCATGGGGCCGGTCTCTTCGGGCGGCGTCACCGTGCTGGAGATATTGAGCATGGTCGAACGCTTCCCGCTGGCGCAGTGGGGCAAGGACGATCCGCGATCCTGGCATGTGATCGGCGAAGCGATGCAGCTTGCCTATGCCGACCGCGACACCTGGCTGGGCGATCCCGACTTCGTGTCGGTGCCGCTCAGCGGCATGATCGACCCCGCTTACCTGAAGCAGCGTTCCGCGCTGATCCGGCTGAACAAGGCGCTGACCGCCTACAGGCCCGGCACCCCGCCCGGCGCGCAGCCGCGCACCACCGCGCTGCCCCAGCCCGAAAGCGGCACCAGCCATTTCGTCGCGGTGGATCATGATGGCGACATCGCCGCCTGGACCTCCACCATCGAGAGCTTCTTCGGCAGCCAGCTGGTGGCCAATGGCGTCATCCTCAACAACGAACTGACCGATTTCAGTCTGTCCCCGGAAAAGGACGGCGCGCCCGTCGCCAACCGGGTGGAGGCCGGTAAGCGGCCGCTGTCGTCCATGTCGCCGACCATCGTCTATGACGAGAAGGGGATGCCCATCTTCACCGTCGGCGCGGCGGGCGGCAAGACCATCATCATGCAGGTGGCCAAGGCGCTGATCGCCCATTTCGACTGGGGCCTGTCCGCGCAGGATTCGATCGCCCAGGGCCTGATCTTCTTCGACGGCAACGGGCTGGTGCTGGAGCAGGGGACGTCGCTGGAGGCGATGAAGACGCCGCTGGAGAAGCTGGGCCATCGCGTGACCGTCAGCCGCCTCGGTCTCAAGGCCAATGCCGCCGAACGGATGCCCGACGGCCGCTGGGTCGGCGCCGCCGATCCGCGCAGCCCCGGCGTGTCGTTGCAGGAATAA
- the sseA gene encoding 3-mercaptopyruvate sulfurtransferase — translation MTIFVSTEWLAAELGKSDLRILDASLFLPGTPRDARAEFEAAHIPGAAFLDLDTLADPIDPAPHSLPPDALMTQRVQALGIDADSRIILYDNSPIRSAARAWWMMRLYGVGASAAILDGGLPKWLAEGRSTDSGAAIPAPGTAVARIDRAQVRTKADLRANIDSGNAQVLDARGAGRFTGTEAEPRPGMASGHIPGSRNLPYSALFAADNSLKSPDELRALYEGAGIDLNRPVITTCGSGVTAAILLAGLESLGKTDIGLYDGSWSEWGFDPATPKATGAA, via the coding sequence ATGACCATCTTCGTTTCCACCGAGTGGCTCGCTGCCGAACTGGGCAAGTCGGATTTGCGCATCCTGGATGCCAGCCTGTTCCTGCCCGGCACGCCGCGCGACGCCCGCGCCGAGTTTGAGGCCGCCCATATCCCCGGCGCGGCCTTTCTCGATCTTGATACGCTGGCCGACCCGATCGATCCCGCGCCGCATAGCTTGCCGCCCGACGCGCTGATGACGCAGCGTGTCCAGGCGCTGGGCATCGATGCCGACAGCCGCATCATCCTCTATGACAACAGCCCCATCCGCAGCGCCGCGCGCGCCTGGTGGATGATGCGTCTCTATGGTGTCGGCGCGTCGGCCGCGATTCTCGACGGCGGCCTGCCCAAATGGCTGGCGGAGGGGCGGTCCACGGACAGCGGTGCCGCCATTCCCGCCCCCGGCACTGCTGTCGCCCGCATCGACCGCGCGCAGGTGCGTACCAAGGCCGATCTGCGCGCCAATATCGACAGCGGTAACGCCCAGGTGCTGGACGCCCGTGGCGCCGGCCGCTTCACCGGCACGGAGGCGGAGCCACGCCCCGGCATGGCGTCGGGCCATATTCCCGGATCGCGCAACCTGCCCTATTCCGCGCTGTTCGCGGCCGACAACAGCCTGAAATCGCCCGATGAACTGCGCGCCCTTTATGAAGGCGCTGGCATCGACCTTAACCGTCCCGTCATCACGACCTGCGGCAGCGGCGTCACTGCCGCCATCCTGCTCGCGGGCCTCGAATCGCTCGGCAAGACCGATATCGGCCTCTATGACGGAAGCTGGTCCGAATGGGGCTTCGATCCCGCGACACCGAAAGCGACAGGTGCGGCATGA
- a CDS encoding M1 family metallopeptidase, which translates to MSFSKILPLLIAAAPIALATPALAQGAAPTGPAADITTQLPRGAAPSHYAIEVTPDAANLTFTGKVTIDVSVAATLPALVLNAADLTFSTVTLTPAKGQAITGTAKIDADAQTVTFDFGKPIQPGSYKLNVTYAGVINQQANGLFALDYTDNAGAAKRALFTQFEAPDARRFVPSFDEPSYKATFDLSAVVPADQLAVGNMPVKTSKDLGGAKKLVTFGTSPKMSSYLLFFGLGELDRATKMAGPTEVGVITGRGNTGKAQLALDASAAILPYYNDYFGVPFPLPKLDNVAGPGQSQFFSAMENWGAIFTFERALLVDPRFTSEETRRTIYEIVAHEMAHQWFGDLVTMAWWDDLWLNEGFASWMATKVTDKLNPQWETLLSRVDGREAAMSLDALRTTHPVVQKIHTVDEVNQAFDAITYQKGEAVITMLEGYAGEDVWRSGIRSYMKAHAYGNTVTDDLWKAVEGAGATGLVSIAHDFTSKPGIPLVKVESAQCQGGNTLLTLSQGEFSRDAKDKAPQSWNVPVKAQTLGGEAQRLILTGGRGQVTLPGCGAYVINAGQTGYYRSLYPEANVKALARDFGTLASIDQTGLLADNFQLALGGYQPVGLALDLVDAVPANGSPAVLAEVPGYLKSSYDMLEGDATGQARVAAYASKKLTPVLAAIGYDAKAGESPQVPVLRSSLIATLGSMGDKAVVAKANKRFAALAGNPAALDGPLRNVWLGIIAQNADQATWDRLRVMARGAKSDLEKSTLYALLGKAKDEKLGSQALDLALTDEPGKTTSAAIIGQVGAAHPMQAVDYVLAHKAQYEALIDVSARSQALARLGGGSADPAMVTKLDAYATQYLTPESRKVVDRAIAAIKTRIETRSRLKAPTNAWFAAKK; encoded by the coding sequence ATGTCCTTCTCCAAAATCCTGCCGCTGCTGATCGCGGCCGCCCCGATCGCCCTGGCCACCCCCGCACTGGCGCAGGGCGCCGCGCCCACCGGTCCGGCGGCGGACATCACCACCCAGTTGCCGCGCGGCGCCGCGCCCAGCCATTATGCGATCGAGGTGACGCCCGACGCGGCGAATCTGACATTCACCGGCAAGGTGACGATCGACGTCAGCGTCGCCGCGACATTGCCCGCGCTGGTGCTGAACGCCGCCGACCTGACCTTCTCCACCGTCACCCTGACCCCGGCGAAAGGCCAGGCGATCACCGGCACGGCAAAGATCGACGCCGATGCGCAGACCGTGACCTTCGATTTCGGCAAGCCGATCCAGCCGGGCAGCTACAAGCTCAACGTCACCTATGCCGGCGTCATCAACCAGCAGGCCAATGGCCTGTTCGCGCTCGACTATACCGACAATGCGGGGGCCGCGAAGCGCGCGCTCTTCACCCAGTTCGAAGCGCCCGACGCCCGCCGCTTCGTGCCGAGCTTCGACGAACCGAGCTACAAGGCGACCTTCGACCTGTCGGCCGTCGTCCCGGCGGACCAACTGGCGGTCGGCAACATGCCGGTCAAAACAAGCAAGGATCTGGGCGGAGCGAAGAAGCTGGTGACGTTCGGCACCAGCCCGAAAATGTCCTCCTACCTGCTGTTCTTCGGCCTGGGCGAACTGGACCGCGCGACCAAGATGGCCGGGCCGACCGAAGTCGGCGTCATCACCGGCAGGGGCAATACCGGCAAGGCGCAACTGGCGCTCGATGCGTCGGCGGCGATCCTGCCTTATTATAACGACTATTTCGGCGTTCCCTTCCCCCTGCCCAAGCTGGATAATGTCGCCGGGCCGGGCCAGAGCCAGTTTTTCAGCGCGATGGAGAATTGGGGTGCGATCTTCACCTTCGAACGCGCTCTGCTGGTCGATCCGCGCTTCACCTCCGAAGAGACGCGCCGCACCATCTACGAAATCGTCGCGCATGAAATGGCGCACCAATGGTTCGGCGACCTCGTCACCATGGCCTGGTGGGACGATCTCTGGCTGAACGAGGGCTTTGCGAGCTGGATGGCGACCAAGGTCACGGACAAGCTGAACCCGCAATGGGAAACCCTGCTCTCCCGCGTCGACGGGCGCGAGGCCGCGATGAGCCTGGATGCGCTCAGGACCACCCATCCCGTGGTGCAGAAAATCCATACGGTGGACGAGGTGAACCAGGCGTTCGACGCCATCACCTATCAGAAGGGCGAAGCCGTCATCACCATGCTGGAAGGCTATGCCGGCGAGGATGTCTGGCGCAGCGGCATCCGCAGCTACATGAAGGCCCACGCCTATGGCAACACCGTGACCGACGACCTGTGGAAGGCGGTCGAGGGCGCAGGTGCCACAGGGCTGGTCAGCATCGCGCATGACTTCACGTCCAAGCCGGGCATTCCGCTGGTCAAGGTGGAGAGCGCCCAGTGCCAGGGCGGCAACACGCTGCTGACGCTGAGCCAGGGCGAGTTCAGCCGCGACGCCAAAGACAAGGCGCCGCAAAGCTGGAACGTGCCGGTGAAGGCGCAGACGCTGGGCGGCGAGGCGCAACGCCTGATCCTGACCGGCGGCAGGGGGCAGGTCACGCTGCCGGGTTGTGGCGCCTATGTCATCAATGCGGGGCAGACGGGCTATTATCGCTCGCTCTATCCCGAAGCGAACGTCAAGGCGCTGGCCAGGGATTTCGGCACGCTCGCCAGCATCGACCAGACCGGCCTGCTGGCCGACAATTTCCAGCTCGCGCTGGGCGGATATCAACCGGTCGGGCTGGCGCTGGACCTGGTCGACGCGGTGCCCGCCAACGGCAGCCCGGCAGTGCTGGCCGAGGTGCCCGGCTATCTCAAGAGCAGCTATGACATGCTGGAGGGCGATGCGACCGGCCAGGCGCGGGTCGCGGCCTATGCGTCGAAGAAGCTGACCCCGGTGCTGGCGGCGATCGGCTATGACGCCAAGGCCGGTGAAAGCCCGCAGGTGCCGGTGCTGCGCTCCAGCCTGATCGCGACCCTGGGCAGCATGGGCGACAAGGCCGTGGTGGCCAAAGCGAACAAGCGCTTCGCCGCGCTGGCGGGCAATCCGGCCGCGCTGGACGGGCCGCTGCGCAACGTCTGGCTGGGCATTATCGCGCAAAATGCCGACCAGGCGACCTGGGACAGACTGCGCGTCATGGCCAGGGGCGCGAAGAGCGACCTGGAAAAGAGCACGCTCTATGCGCTGCTGGGCAAGGCGAAGGACGAGAAGCTGGGAAGCCAGGCGCTCGACCTCGCCCTGACCGACGAACCGGGCAAGACCACCAGCGCCGCGATCATCGGACAGGTCGGCGCGGCGCATCCGATGCAGGCGGTGGACTATGTGCTGGCGCACAAGGCGCAATATGAGGCGCTGATCGACGTGTCGGCGCGCAGCCAGGCCCTTGCGCGGCTGGGCGGCGGATCGGCCGACCCGGCGATGGTGACGAAGCTGGACGCCTATGCGACCCAGTATCTGACGCCCGAATCGCGCAAGGTGGTCGACCGCGCGATCGCCGCGATCAAGACGCGGATCGAGACGCGAAGCCGGTTGAAGGCGCCCACCAACGCCTGGTTCGCGGCGAAGAAATAA
- a CDS encoding helix-turn-helix domain-containing protein, translating into MGLHPSNEPGSNVALPDARGPLSYTVAAAQGPVRLRYFAPPEHLRAYFGSLYLFTVTADQYSDATRADVPQLRFMLAGGGNYHFQDGAVMATPQVCLLGPTMGATRFALEGQARVLGISLLPAGWMSLHGGDANILADRLCDMATDRGSAYASLLDRLRKMDDSQAEEMAALCWKELGRLTKPVRKATWALLGAVDAWLMDEGSPRIEALVETTELSPRQLARLTNKYYGAPPKLLARKYRALRCSARIALDGESWQQLCDEGGFYDQSHFIREIKHFIGLTPHQLQTEPSAVAQLTLLRRSLGGDVAVLNRLS; encoded by the coding sequence ATGGGGTTGCATCCATCAAATGAGCCGGGGAGCAATGTCGCTCTTCCGGACGCCAGAGGACCGCTTTCCTACACGGTCGCCGCGGCACAGGGACCGGTTCGGCTGCGCTATTTCGCACCGCCTGAACATTTGCGCGCCTATTTCGGTTCACTCTACCTCTTCACCGTCACCGCCGATCAATATTCCGACGCAACCCGTGCCGATGTGCCACAATTGCGTTTCATGCTGGCGGGCGGCGGCAATTATCATTTCCAGGACGGCGCGGTCATGGCGACGCCGCAGGTCTGCCTGCTGGGGCCGACCATGGGCGCGACCCGTTTCGCGCTGGAAGGCCAGGCGCGGGTCCTTGGCATATCGCTGCTTCCGGCCGGCTGGATGTCGCTTCATGGCGGCGATGCGAACATCCTCGCCGACCGGCTGTGCGACATGGCGACCGATCGCGGGTCGGCCTATGCCTCGCTGCTCGACCGGTTGCGCAAGATGGACGACAGCCAGGCCGAAGAGATGGCGGCGCTGTGCTGGAAGGAACTTGGCCGCCTGACCAAGCCGGTGCGCAAGGCGACATGGGCGTTGCTTGGGGCGGTCGACGCCTGGTTGATGGACGAAGGATCGCCACGGATCGAGGCGCTGGTGGAGACCACCGAACTGTCGCCACGCCAACTCGCCCGCCTCACCAACAAATATTATGGCGCCCCGCCCAAGCTGCTGGCGCGCAAATATCGCGCGCTGCGCTGTTCGGCGCGAATCGCGCTGGACGGCGAAAGCTGGCAGCAATTATGCGATGAGGGCGGCTTTTACGACCAGTCGCATTTCATCCGTGAAATCAAGCATTTCATCGGCCTCACCCCACATCAGTTGCAGACCGAGCCATCGGCCGTGGCGCAACTTACCCTGCTACGCCGTTCGCTTGGCGGCGATGTGGCCGTGCTCAACCGGTTGAGTTGA
- the sufB gene encoding Fe-S cluster assembly protein SufB, translated as MTEEATTVRNLEAQEAADRASTYEHGWSSAIEQDFAPKGLNEDTVRFISAKKKEPQWLLDWRLKAFAMWQKMEAPDWAKLNVPPIDYQDAYYYAEPKKKAELESLDEVDPEILATYQKLGIPIAEQEVLAGVKGSRKVAVDAVFDSVSVATTFRKELEEAGVIFRSISEAVREYPDLVKKWMGKVVPMHDNYFATLNCAVFSDGTFVYIPKGVRCPMELSTYFRINAENTGQFERTLIVADEGSYVSYLEGCTAPMRDENQLHAAVVELVALDDAEIKYSTVQNWYPGDENGKGGIYNFVTKRALCQGRNSKVSWTQVETGSAITWKYPSCVLNGENSVGEFYSVALTNNLQQADTGTKMIHNGKGSRSTIVSKGISAGRSNNTYRGLVRVAPGAEGVRNFTQCDSLLLGDQCGAHTVPYIEVRNPSAQIEHEATTSKISDDQLFYAMQRGLDAESAVSLIVNGFAREVLQQLPMEFAVEAQKLLGISLEGSVG; from the coding sequence ATGACCGAAGAAGCAACGACCGTTCGCAACCTCGAAGCGCAGGAGGCCGCCGACCGCGCCTCCACCTACGAGCATGGCTGGTCATCGGCCATCGAGCAGGACTTCGCGCCCAAGGGGCTGAACGAAGATACCGTCCGCTTCATCTCCGCCAAGAAGAAGGAGCCGCAATGGCTGCTCGACTGGCGCCTGAAAGCCTTCGCCATGTGGCAGAAGATGGAAGCGCCGGACTGGGCCAAGCTCAACGTGCCGCCGATCGATTATCAGGACGCCTATTATTACGCCGAGCCGAAGAAGAAGGCCGAGCTGGAGTCGCTGGATGAGGTCGATCCGGAGATTTTGGCGACCTATCAGAAGCTGGGCATCCCCATCGCCGAGCAGGAAGTGCTGGCCGGGGTGAAGGGCAGCCGCAAGGTCGCGGTGGACGCGGTGTTCGACAGCGTCTCGGTCGCCACAACCTTCCGCAAGGAGCTGGAGGAAGCGGGCGTCATCTTCCGCTCGATCTCCGAAGCCGTGCGCGAATATCCCGACCTAGTGAAAAAGTGGATGGGCAAGGTCGTGCCGATGCACGACAATTATTTCGCCACATTGAACTGCGCGGTCTTTTCCGACGGCACCTTCGTCTACATTCCCAAGGGCGTGCGCTGCCCGATGGAACTCAGCACCTATTTCCGCATCAATGCGGAGAATACGGGGCAGTTCGAGCGCACCCTGATCGTCGCGGACGAAGGGAGCTATGTGAGCTATCTCGAAGGCTGCACCGCGCCGATGCGCGACGAGAATCAGCTCCACGCCGCCGTGGTCGAGCTGGTCGCGCTGGACGATGCGGAGATCAAATATTCGACCGTCCAGAACTGGTATCCGGGCGATGAGAATGGCAAGGGCGGCATCTATAATTTCGTGACCAAGCGCGCGCTCTGCCAGGGCCGCAACAGCAAGGTCAGTTGGACCCAGGTCGAAACCGGCAGCGCGATTACGTGGAAATATCCAAGCTGCGTGCTGAACGGCGAGAATAGCGTAGGGGAGTTCTACTCCGTCGCGCTGACCAATAATCTGCAACAGGCCGATACTGGCACCAAGATGATCCACAATGGCAAGGGGTCACGCTCGACCATCGTGTCCAAGGGGATCAGCGCCGGACGTTCGAACAACACCTATCGCGGGCTGGTGCGCGTGGCGCCCGGCGCGGAAGGCGTGCGCAACTTCACCCAATGCGACAGCCTGCTGCTGGGCGACCAGTGCGGCGCGCACACCGTACCCTATATCGAGGTGCGCAATCCCAGCGCGCAGATCGAGCATGAGGCGACCACCAGCAAGATCAGCGACGACCAGCTTTTCTACGCGATGCAGCGCGGGCTGGACGCGGAAAGCGCCGTGTCGCTGATCGTCAACGGCTTCGCCCGCGAAGTGCTGCAACAGCTTCCCATGGAGTTTGCCGTTGAGGCGCAGAAGCTGCTGGGGATCAGCCTGGAAGGGTCGGTCGGTTGA
- the metC gene encoding cystathionine beta-lyase, whose amino-acid sequence MSDDAFDKDERKPLTRLAQAGRKPEWTGMPGQPGSIVSPPVWRASTILYDDVAHLRKAAGSSTHERLFYGRKGTPTAWSLADALTEMEPGAEGTMLFPSGVAAIACALMAVLRPGDRLLMVDSTYDPTRNFCQQLLKNYGIETVYYDPATVRFDAYLEAGPIRAIFLESPGSLTFEVQDIPAITAWARANGVVTLLDNTWATPLYFPALSHGVDISILACTKYIVGHSDVMIGSVTANADWFAKVRQTAYLFGQMTSPDDAWLAARGLRTLGVRLRQHQDSALAIARWLKDQPDVASVLHPALPDCPGHALWQRDFSGSSGLFTFILRGGDEQARAALIDGLAHFGIGYSWGGFESLALPVDPARYRSATTWQAEGPAVRLHIGLEDPADLIADLDAGLARFRAIRDAG is encoded by the coding sequence ATGAGCGACGACGCTTTCGACAAGGATGAACGCAAGCCGCTGACCAGATTGGCGCAGGCGGGCCGCAAGCCCGAATGGACCGGTATGCCCGGCCAGCCCGGCAGCATCGTCAGCCCGCCGGTCTGGCGCGCCTCGACCATCCTCTATGACGATGTTGCCCATTTGCGGAAGGCGGCGGGCAGCAGCACGCATGAGCGCCTCTTCTACGGGCGCAAGGGTACGCCGACCGCCTGGTCGCTGGCCGATGCGCTCACCGAAATGGAACCGGGCGCGGAGGGGACGATGCTCTTCCCCTCGGGCGTGGCGGCGATCGCCTGCGCGCTGATGGCGGTGCTCAGGCCCGGCGACCGGCTGCTGATGGTCGACAGCACCTATGATCCGACCCGCAATTTCTGCCAGCAACTGCTGAAGAATTACGGCATCGAAACAGTCTATTATGATCCCGCGACCGTCCGGTTCGATGCCTATCTTGAGGCTGGCCCCATCCGCGCCATCTTCCTCGAAAGCCCCGGCAGCCTGACCTTCGAGGTGCAGGACATCCCCGCCATCACCGCCTGGGCCAGGGCGAACGGGGTCGTCACCCTGCTCGACAATACATGGGCGACGCCGCTCTATTTCCCGGCCTTGTCCCATGGCGTCGACATCTCGATCCTCGCCTGCACCAAATATATTGTCGGCCATTCGGACGTGATGATCGGCAGCGTCACCGCCAATGCGGACTGGTTCGCGAAGGTCCGCCAGACCGCCTATCTGTTCGGCCAGATGACCAGCCCCGACGACGCCTGGCTCGCCGCGCGCGGGCTGCGCACGCTGGGCGTCCGGTTGCGGCAGCATCAGGACAGCGCGCTCGCCATCGCCCGCTGGCTCAAGGACCAGCCCGATGTCGCCAGCGTCCTCCACCCGGCGCTGCCCGATTGCCCCGGCCATGCGCTGTGGCAGCGGGATTTCAGCGGCTCCTCAGGCCTCTTCACCTTCATCCTGCGCGGCGGCGATGAACAGGCGCGCGCGGCGCTGATCGACGGACTCGCCCATTTCGGCATCGGCTATAGCTGGGGCGGCTTTGAGAGCCTGGCGCTGCCGGTCGATCCGGCCCGCTATCGCAGTGCGACGACATGGCAAGCGGAAGGCCCCGCCGTCCGCCTGCATATTGGTCTGGAAGACCCGGCGGACCTGATCGCGGACCTCGACGCCGGTCTCGCCCGCTTCCGCGCGATCCGCGACGCAGGCTGA